CCATGTGGTTCAAGAAACAAGGTAATAAACTAAATCCTCAGTAATCAAACAGACATATCCGGACTTGATTGTAAATTACCGAGTGATAAAATGAACATGAATTGGACAGTTATAGACAATAAAATCGTAGTTACCCGAATTTACCGCCATCTGTGTCGCCATGATTCATTCGGAAAACTGTGACATAGCTTCCGAGTTTTTGCCGgtgtaaaatttaaaatgactgaCTCCTTATAACTTGTTTTTTATTCTGGGTGAAAAAAACGCCAGCCATGCGTTAAAACCGAATAATTGGTATCTAAGTCCAGAGGAGAACTAAAACATTACTGCACTCTGTTTAATATTTTCAGGCAATATTTTTAGACGACCAAAGGACCCGACGCAAGCTTGTTGATTCAATGGGAATTGTAGTTTTCTGGTtcaaattacttttaaaaagtaatataAAGTAATTCTGTCTATTAAAGTTGTACATAATATATCAAGAATGTGCACTcaaaatatattttgtattttcacaatGAAAACGACATTGTCAGAGCCGAAACAAATTATTCAAAACAAGCGGCACTATGGTGAGGTAAACCAGGTTTCTGTCGGTACTGTTTTAAGGGTACACCAAGATGTCCATGCTAATGTGCTGAGATTATGACCGCTGTCACGAAAAATGGCAGTTTATTACCTAAAGCCACCATCTTAAAGTAGAGAAATATAAGGTCTGATGAAATTTTAACGTTCAGCATGGCTCGGGTTGTGAAAGTGTTCCGTACGTTGCGGAATCACTGGAAGAAGTCCACGTTTGCTGTGGGCGTCCTGTCTTACGGGGGCTACTGGCTGTATGGTAAACACTGGTCGGTATCCAAGATCATTAAATATCTACTGATCTGacagctgtttattttttttactcactcgTGTCTCTTATATCTTATCAGTGACAATGTTCTGCGCAGAGAGGCTTGTCTTGAGGCCAGGGTGAGGCATCATGTATTTTCTTAAGATTTCTTTCAGTCATTGACTGCACTTTCTAACCTCTTGTGGTCTCGTTTAGGAGTATGGACGTCAACTGATAGGACCACAGGAGCGACTCGGGAAAGCAACTGTGATTTTAaaccctgcagcctgcagtggGTGAGAACAACACTCAGACCTCTCTACACGTGAAAACTCCATCTGAACTCTAGACAACTGATCTGCCTCGTTGTCTTTTCAGGAAAGCCAACAATCTGTTTGAGAAAAACGCTGCTCCCATTCTACAGCTGGCAGGTGTAGAAGTTACTATAGTCAAGGTAATGTAATTTTGTGTTTCATCCTGACACGTATTAGTCTCAGCTATAGTCACGATTTCATGTTGTTGACATGTTCCTCTGCAGACTGACTATGAAGGCCAGGCTAAAAAACTGATGGAACTTATGGAGCAAACAGACATTCTGATCGTGGCCGGTGGAGACGGTACATTACAAGAAGTCATCACAGGTTTACTTCGGCGACCTGATCAAGTAGGTGGATTGTACTTATGGTATTAATGTTTCTTTGTCATTATTTACTATTAAACTGACAAACCGACTCATTACATCACTTGATTCAAAAATAATTTACTCACTGGATTTCTGTCTTGCCCAGCTTTTTTCCTCAATTATAAACTCCTGCCACTGTCTGATTTATTACTATTGCTGTTTCCAAATATAAAATAAGTGTATGTTTTCTGACAATAGGAGGTCTTCAGTAACACACCCATCGGATTTATTCCACTTGGTTCTCGGAACTCATTGAGTCCAAGCCTTCATCTCCTCGCTGACAACAAGGTCAGGTAAGTGACCTTCAATATCCACATTTTGTCATTACACACTAACATCGTCAGCTGTTCTAATTCCTGTTACACTCAGAGAACGAAGAGAATACATGTCTGTCTTATTCATTTTCCAGAGACATCACATCAGCAACACTGTCCATTCTGAAAGGAGAAACTGTACCTCTGGATGTCCTACAAATAAAAGTGAGAAACTGTTTTCCTTGCTCTGTATAGATTCATCTGATTAAATTCAAAGATTTATGCTTGCTTATTGTCAGTTTAGATGCAGTTCCTACCAGTAACTTCAGCACAGTGGTCATAGAAGatgatttcatttgaagtcagattaaggattttttttttttgactcactaTGTCATAACTCAGTAAATTTAGTTATGTGTTAGCACTTTTACAGAAGACTGAGTTTGAACTGCATatgtttattcttttgttttctgttttgtagggagagaaagagcagcCAGTCTTTGCTCTGATGGGGCTGCGTTGGGGCGCTTTTAGAGACGTGGCTGCAACGATCAGCAAGTAAGAGTCACTGCTCATAACTCCAGGCATCAAAACGTGCACAACCCGACCAAACATAAGAGTACTGACTCTTAATGTCTCCCCACAGATTCTGGTACCTCGGACCACTGAAGACGAGCGCAGCACATTGGCTCAGTACTCTAAGGGTATGGTTGCTTTGGTTGCCTGAAAATACGAGATTATTTATTATGTTAAACTGCAAATATAAAGCCTCCTGAGCTccagcttgtgtgttttcttgggGAAAAAATACAGTTATTAGTTCGATCACAGTCCTGAAAACTTGTTCTCAGATTTAGCTGTTGTTACTTTGCCTGACGTTCACtcaattgaaaataaaaatatgtactAATGAGGTAGAACAGAAGACCTTCATTACAGCGTACAACACTTGTAGAGCTGTGAACCTGacgacagaaaaaaacagtcccatttttattcaaatagTTTGCTGTCTtcacagatgtttatttttttttttgcaatacaGTGAATAAATGTAAAACGATGTCACTTTGATCAACTAGAAAGTAATTTGTACCAAAAGATCAATAAATGTTATATTGGCATAttttatgtattcattttttttctactgaaaGAATTTTTCtaagatgagatgagatgagatctAGTTTATTGCCCCCTTGGGGAGATTTATCCTGAGTTcttcccagctgcagcagacagagtgGTAACCCACCACAGCACACAGAGCACCAAAATCAATAGGAGTtacgtgcacatgcacactaAAGAGCGTGCACGCTGAGAGGCTGAAGTGGTAAACATATTGCACATGTCGGATGACGACCACAAAGCTTGTTCACACACGTTGTAATTGTCAGTTATGAATTTTCTATCATGCGTGTTCTTTATTGAATTGTTGATACGAATTAGTTTTAGTAGAAGTTCAACCTTTATTTATGTGGCCGGTGATGTAATTCCATCTCTGTTGTAAATGTTCCCAGGAGTGGCCTCTCATCCGGGAAGCCTCCGTATCCTACTTGGCTCCAACGCTCCGACCCCCTGACCTTCCTCCCCAGAAGCCCCCCAGGCCGAATCTGCTCCACCGCATCATCCGCCGGCTGAAGAACTACTGGAGTCCACCGGTGGAGGGTGAGTGTTTGAGTGTTGTGACACATTAATCACAGCATCGCTGTGTTAGGAGAATCTCTTTAATTCCTCACGTTTTCGATCAGAGCCTCCAAAAGTGGAAGAGCCGGAGAAGTGGGAGGATCAGCAGCTGTCGACGTTGGAGCTGTTTATTCAGACGCACAACAAGAACCCCGTGCAGAGGGTCAGTGTGCCGTGATAAGAAACCTTTCACATCAGATCATTCCCTTGTGCTCACGctgttatttctgtgatttgcagCGTGTGAATGACTCCCTGATGATCTGTGCAGAGCCTGATGACTTAAGCGTGGGTGAATTCATCACAGTCGGGTAGGTAGAcgcccttttcttttcttttttctttttttttttgttttttacattcaGAGTTTAAGTTGTTAATTAaagaacttttttcttctttgcagtAAGAAAAAAGACGAAGACCCAACTTTATTCACGAAAGCCGCCACAAAACTGGAAGCTGGTGCTTGTCGGCTGCAGTTACCAGAGGTAACTGAGTTGTCTTTAAATGATTTCACGTCTGACTGTGTCTCAGCAGCACAAACGGAGTCTATTTTCAGGATCGTGACAGTCCTCACCAGACTCGTTTCCAAATTGGGAGCTTCTGCTGTGACATTTAACTTTGTGCTTCGATCCTACAGGGCACCTCTGGCTTCTACAACATCGACAACGAGGAGTACGAGGCCATGCCTGTAGAGGTAAGGCTGTTGCCACGGAAACTCCGCTTCTTCATCAGCGCCGAGCGCCGAGAGCAGCtcctcacacagacacagtaaTGAGGAGACGGAAACCCCGGGAAGACGAAGAACAGCGGGACAAGAACTGatttgagagagaaaacaacaaacgcTGGACGAGCTGCTGCCGAACACATCGCTCTTTATCATGAAGTTCAAATTGTTTAAGCAAGCTACATAATTACATATATACATGGCATTTATTCATGTTAAACAGTTACTGAGAAGATTATGCTATAGACTACCATACATCAATGGACCAAGGCTCATTTTCTAAGCCAGTGCAGGTTGTTTTACAGTATGTTTACCTTTACCAGTTTAATAATGACAGCCGGTGAATAAACCTGGTGTCTGTCCGGTTCAGTGCAGGCCGTTTTGACGTCTGTGGCCACGCGAAGCCTGATTTTGACAGGGAATACTGAGCAAGCGGCATATCTGTTGAGAAAAAAGTCGCCCTCGCTTCCGCTAGTGGTGAAACCTTGAAGGAGAACAATGGCGTGCGGAGGGGTTGTGTGGATATCGGCGAGTAAATAAAGAAGCCTGTGCGCGAGGCGTCTGGATGCGCCTCCGTCTTGTGATCCGGGCTCTTGGCTCTGCGCTCAGAGAGTCTGGGTCTGATCTGACAGATGGTGCAGAAAGCAAATCTCCGGGATTAAGATGGCGGCTGCACATGTTGAGCTGCttggaaaaagacaaaaggatGCACAAGGTGTCGTCTTGGTTTTCTAGATTGAGGGAAAATTTCAAAGGCAAATGTCTCATCTTGAGTACTTTAAAATACTGGCTGTTTACTTTCATGCAATACTTTAGACATTTTCCTTAATTCCAGACTTGGTGCCATAATGCTGAGGGATCAGTATTATATGACACCATCTTCCTGAAATTGATgttattgttttactttttgcttCACAGTGATAATTTTCCTCATGCAGCCGGCCTTTATTTTCTAATAAAGTCTACTACCCATGCTTCATGTGCCATCAGTAGTTTTTCCTGTTCTCCCAGATCCACAGGACGTGTGAAACATCCTCCTCGGCAGGTTCCACTATGCAGTGGCAGTTGTTTCTACATTCAAACCGGAACagcttaatttcattttcaaagaatTGTCATCATTTGAGgctctaaatttaaaaaaaaaaaaaaaaaaatatgatgtgATCTTATGAACTTACAATCATTTCAGGTGTTGTATTTTTGATTGTTATGATTTATTGATTGCAAAGAATAAACTGAGAATCAGATTATCAATCtgtgaaatatatatattttttaaagttatttaatTTTTCCTGAGCCACAAGTTAATTATCATCCTCATGATGAATATGCTTTGCTCTGAATGAGAGAAGTAATAGGCTGCAGTTACACTAAAATGACCTTAATCTCAGTGTAATTGCTTGGCAGACCTCAAATATCTGCCATTTAAGAGTTATTTGAACTCGTCTGCTACGTGAAGTGTAATTTTTATGATGAAAATTTGCACAACGTGAAGTTAAACACCCTTTGCTTATTTCCAGGGGCTGATTAGTTACATTCGTATTATGGTTGGAATGAGAAGTTACAGAGCGGTGCCTTAAAAGAAGAACAAGCTATGCGGCGTTAGAAGACTGGATGACACTTAAACttcatcagtgttttattgttttacagtGGCAGTATAGTGAAACTGACAGTTGCTCATGCTATTGGGTTCTTGTGTATATTACTGACATCTCTTACAGTGTTTCACATGAGGAAAAGGTGAATTCTCTGGATTCACAACCAAAAGGAAAACGGTTACACTACTCAGacgtgatgtgtgtgtgtgtgtgtgcgcaataCTTCTGCTGTCTTTGACATTCAGTAGAGTGACACGCTGTACAAACAGTTCGTTGAGCTAATGCTGGTACACACCTGTGAGCGGCTCCACAAAGAAGGCATTTTTatacagtggtgtgtgtgtgtgtgtttctctgtgtgggGTGTACATTCACATTCATgtttcacacacatctgtaaAACAAACGCAGTTGCACAGATCAGGTGGAGTCGACTGGAGACATGATCCTAATCTGGTGAGCAAACAAGGTTGACGCACATCCAGAAACCAGTCGGTCACTTTGTTGTAAGAAGCTGGAAAAAGTCACATCATTAAGGCCCcattgaaaggaaaaaaaaaaaaaaaagagctaagcTGTTCATTTCTTCCATATATGTCTCTTCATAATTTATCCAACCCAGAAAACATTTCGAGGAGGTCAGTAAGTCAAACCCCTCCATGCCCCAATTTCTATATGTGAATttgactgtgaaaaaaaacaaaaaacaaagacattttaaaaatacttggTGTGTTAGCTTGCATcgcgggaggggagggggtgccGGAGAAGGGTTGAGGAACCGCCGCCTCAAATTCAAACAAGGCAAACATCAACATCGTGTGTTCCAACATGGAACAAATTATTACTGTGATTGGCAATGGGGTGGATGGAGTGAGCGCGCTCTGCCAGCActgttcaacacacacattcgGCCCTCCTCTAAAGCTGGACTCAGTCAACGAGCCGCTGATGGAAAGGACTGGGAGAAACCCTCGGCTGGAAacagacgggaggaggaggaggagttaaaGCTTCGCCTCGGCTCCCGTCAGGACGTCAACAGATCTCCCccgcaaacaaaaaaaagaagaagaagaagaaggaagtaCACAAAGAGATCTttgtcatgaaaacagacaAGCGGAGAGGATCTCTTTGAAGCCGAGTGACGCGTGAACAGATCAGTTGAAGACTTTTCGCATAAACAGAGCACATCAGTAGAGTCGAGCATGGCTCCGTGCATCAGGAGGGAGTCCAGCGGTGGAACCGGTGCAGCATTCGCCACAACATTAGTGTTAGAAAGTCACATTCATTGAAAATTCCTCCACCAAAGAAAAGGCTACACTGTGTAAGAAAGCGAGTCGCATTGGTTActtctgtcagacacacacgaCGAACATGATGTGAAAGGTGCATTAAGGTCAACAGATAATCCATATAATAATCTTCCATCTTAATTATACTCACCcctctttgttgaaaaaaaagaggattgcACTCAACACATTTCCTTGTTCTCACCTCTCAGTTGTGAAGAAATAGTAAAAACTAAACTTTCAACACACAGGCTCCTATTGCTTTCCTTTATGAAGGCAAATAAAGTGGTTACAAAGCTTTCATTTTACAATGTACAAttaccagaagaagaagaagaagaagaagagcatcCATGAATATGGATGAAAAGTCCGTTTGGCTTTCCGGGATTTAAACCGCACGACAGAAGCTGCAGGGATTGTTGAAATGTGGTGACTTCGGTATAGTGAGTGCAGCGGAGAGCAGTCCGTCGCTCTGCAGTGAGAAATATCCATCC
Above is a window of Salarias fasciatus chromosome 7, fSalaFa1.1, whole genome shotgun sequence DNA encoding:
- the LOC115391761 gene encoding acylglycerol kinase, mitochondrial-like, giving the protein MARVVKVFRTLRNHWKKSTFAVGVLSYGGYWLYGKHCDNVLRREACLEAREYGRQLIGPQERLGKATVILNPAACSGKANNLFEKNAAPILQLAGVEVTIVKTDYEGQAKKLMELMEQTDILIVAGGDGTLQEVITGLLRRPDQEVFSNTPIGFIPLGSRNSLSPSLHLLADNKVRDITSATLSILKGETVPLDVLQIKGEKEQPVFALMGLRWGAFRDVAATISKFWYLGPLKTSAAHWLSTLREWPLIREASVSYLAPTLRPPDLPPQKPPRPNLLHRIIRRLKNYWSPPVEEPPKVEEPEKWEDQQLSTLELFIQTHNKNPVQRRVNDSLMICAEPDDLSVGEFITVGKKKDEDPTLFTKAATKLEAGACRLQLPEGTSGFYNIDNEEYEAMPVEVRLLPRKLRFFISAERREQLLTQTQ